CGCTCACAGCAGCCCCTCCGCCTCGTCCAACCCGAACATCAGGTTCACGTTCTGGATGGCCTGCCCGGCGGCGCCCTTGACCAGGTTGTCGATCGCCGCCACCACCGTCAGCATCGGCGCCGAGACTCCAGCCACCGCCGTCACCCCGATCGCGACGCGGTTGCTCCCGACGACGTCCGCCAGCGTGGGGGCCCGATCCATCACTTCCACAAAGGGCTCCGCGGCGTACGCGGACCGCCACAGCTCCAACGGATCGTCCAGCGGCTCGCGGAGGGTGACGTAGATCGTCTCCAGGATGCCGCGTCGCACCGGGAGGAGGTGGGGCGTGAAGACGAGCTCGGGCGCCGTGCCGCCGTTCATCCGCGCCGCCTGGTCGCGCATCTCGGCGAGGTGGCGGTGCGTGTTCCCCAGCCCGTAGGCGCGGAAGTCCTCCGCCACCTCGGCGAAGAGGTACTCGCGCTTGGGCGAGCGCCCCGCCCCCGTGACCCCCGACGCCGCGTTGACGATCACCGGCCCGGCCACGTTCCCCGCGCAGAGCAGCGGCGCCAACGCCAGGAGCGCGGCCGTGGGATAGCACCCCGGGTTGGCGACCACGTCCGCCCCGCGGATCCGCTCGCGGTGCAGCTCGGGGAGGCCGTACACCGCCCCGCGCGCCCACTCCGGCGTCTCGCGCCCCTGCACGCGCAGGTCGGCCGAGAGATCCACCACCTTCGCCCCCGCCTCGCGCGCCCGCTCGGCCCAGCGCGCGGACTCGCCGTGCGGAAGGCAGGAGAGGACGACGTCGCACCCGCCCAGCTCCGCATCCTCCAGCCGCACCATCGCCAGCTCGGGAGCGCCGCGCACCGCCCGGGACAGCATCGCCCCCGCATCGCTCTGAGAGCTTGCGAGGGCGAGGGTCGCCCCCTGATGCTTCGCCAGGAGCCGCACCGCCTCCTGACCCGCGTAGCCGGTTGCGCCCAGGATTCCAACCCGGACGCGCGAGAATCCATTCATTGCGTCGAATAT
This genomic stretch from Longimicrobium sp. harbors:
- the argC gene encoding N-acetyl-gamma-glutamyl-phosphate reductase; protein product: MNGFSRVRVGILGATGYAGQEAVRLLAKHQGATLALASSQSDAGAMLSRAVRGAPELAMVRLEDAELGGCDVVLSCLPHGESARWAERAREAGAKVVDLSADLRVQGRETPEWARGAVYGLPELHRERIRGADVVANPGCYPTAALLALAPLLCAGNVAGPVIVNAASGVTGAGRSPKREYLFAEVAEDFRAYGLGNTHRHLAEMRDQAARMNGGTAPELVFTPHLLPVRRGILETIYVTLREPLDDPLELWRSAYAAEPFVEVMDRAPTLADVVGSNRVAIGVTAVAGVSAPMLTVVAAIDNLVKGAAGQAIQNVNLMFGLDEAEGLL